The region ACGACCGCCGGGTCGTTGGCCAGGGCGACCGCGATGGCGGCCCGCTGCTGCTCGCCGCCCGACATCTGGCCCGGGTGCCGGTCGTGGCAGTGGGAGACGCCGAGGATACCGAGGAGTTCCGTGGCGCGGGCGGCCCGCTGCCGCTTGTGCCGCAGCCCGCCGCGGCCGGACAACTGCATGGGCAGGACGACGTTCTGGGCGGCGGTCAGATACGGCAGCAGATTGCGCGAGGTCTGCTGCCAGATGAAGCCGACGACCTCCCGGCGATAGCGGAGCCGGGACTTGGCGTCCATGGCCAGCAGGTCGTAGCCGCCGACCGAGGCCGCGCCGGCGGTCGGGACGTCGAGCCCGGCCAGGATGTTGAGCAGCGTGGACTTGCCGCTGCCCGACGCCCCGACCAGCGCCATCAGTTCGCCCTTGGCGACGAGCAGGTCGAGGCCCTGCAGGGCCTGCACCTCCACCCCGTCGGCGGTGAAGATCCGCACCAGCCGGTCACAGCTGATCAGCGAGTCCTGGCCGTACGCGGGCCCGTCGCGCCGCTCGGCGACCTGCCGCTCCAGCTCCGCGAGACTGCTCGGAGCGGGTACGGACCCGCCGGCGGGTACGGACCCGCGGCCGGGGCCGCCGGAGGACCCGCTGCCGGAAACGCCCGGGGACCCGCTGCCAGGAGTGCCTGCGCCCGGCCCCTCCGTCGTACCGTGTCCGCTCATGTCGTCCGGTCACCCGCTCTCAACTCGGTGCTTTCGTGGCGTCGCCCGCTCGCCCAGGCCTGGCCGAGCAGCACCGCGCAGGCGAGCAGCAGCAGGCCGGCCGAGGGCAGGGCGAGGGACCAAGGGTCGGCGCGCAGCCCGACACCGGCGCCGGGCGACGGCGCCACCGCGGGCCCGCCGCCGCCGAAGGTGAGGGCGGCCAGGTCGATGCCGGGGCCGAGCAGCGGGATGACGGCGAGGCCGACCAGTACCCCGCCGACCGCCGCGAGCAGCACCTGCGGCAGCATCTCCAGCAGCACCAGGCGCCGGGACTGCCGCCGGGTCATCCCCATCGTGCGCAGCCTGGCCAGCAGCGCGAGCCGGCCGGGCGCCGCGGCCATCAGCGACAGCAGCAGCGCCAGCACGCTGTAACCGGCCCCGGCGGCGACCGCCGCCAGGTAGAGGCCGCGGGCGCCTTTCTGCAACCGGCTGTCGGACAGTGCCGCCCGCTGCTCGCTGCGCAGCAGCACCGCGGCCGGGCTGCTGCCGCGTGCGGTGACCGAGCGCAGCGCGGCGCCGTCGATGTGCTGCCCCGGTGCGGCGGCGGCCAGCAGCAGCGTCGGGCCTCCGTACTGCGGGTACACGGCGAGCCGCGGGTGCTGCGCGTGGAGTTGCCGCCCGGAGACGATGACGAACTCGCCTTCGGCGACCGCGGGGGTGGACCGCAGGGTCGCCACGGAG is a window of Streptomyces sp. NBC_01477 DNA encoding:
- a CDS encoding ABC transporter ATP-binding protein, giving the protein MSGHGTTEGPGAGTPGSGSPGVSGSGSSGGPGRGSVPAGGSVPAPSSLAELERQVAERRDGPAYGQDSLISCDRLVRIFTADGVEVQALQGLDLLVAKGELMALVGASGSGKSTLLNILAGLDVPTAGAASVGGYDLLAMDAKSRLRYRREVVGFIWQQTSRNLLPYLTAAQNVVLPMQLSGRGGLRHKRQRAARATELLGILGVSHCHDRHPGQMSGGEQQRAAIAVALANDPAVVLADEPTGELDSATAEQVFGAFRTANEQLGTTVVVVTHDQSVADAVHRTVAIRDGRTASEVVRRTEIDEHGQESVVAREYATVDRAGRLQLPRDYAEALAIRRRVLLELQPDHITVRPDEHPAERQD